In Epinephelus moara isolate mb chromosome 9, YSFRI_EMoa_1.0, whole genome shotgun sequence, a genomic segment contains:
- the LOC126395130 gene encoding growth arrest and DNA damage-inducible protein GADD45 gamma-like yields the protein MQSPGKSLKEALLCAQGEDRLTVGVYESAKIMTDDPDSVSFCVLAMDEEFECDIALQIHFTLIQSFCFDNDISIVRVSDMQRLAEIVGDKAEQLEDAHCVLITNPADGSWEDPALEKLHLFCEESRRLNDWVPEISLPER from the exons ATGCAGTCTCCTGGAAAATCTCTGAAGGAAGCTCTGCTATGTGCTCAGGGTGAAGATCGACTCACTGTTGGAGTCTATGAGAGCGCTAAAATCATGACTGA TGACCCGGACAGTGTGTCCTTCTGCGTCCTGGCCATGGATGAGGAGTTTGAGTGTGACATCGCTCTGCAGATCCACTTCACCCTCATCCAGTCCTTCTGCTTCGACAACGACATCAGCATCGTCAGAGTGAGCGACATGCAGCGTCTGGCTGAGATTGTTGGTGACAAGGCGGAGCAGCTTGAAGATGCCCACTGTGTCCTCATCACG AACCCAGCTGATGGGTCTTGGGAGGACCCTGCTCTGGAGAAGCTGCACCTGTTCTGTGAGGAGAGCCGCCGTCTGAACGACTGGGTTCCTGAGATCAGCCTCCCCGAGCGTTGA